The genomic DNA TTAAGATTCCTCCTTTGAGTATTTATAAGGTATGTCACATTGTACAGTTGTTCCTTCATTCGTTGACTCAAAATGTAATGATGCTGCAGTTCCATATAATCCAATCAAACGTCGATTTAAGTTCTCTAAGGCACTTCCCGTTCCTGTTTCGGAGGTAACACTCATTTGTCCAATTAGCGGTAATATGTCTTGAGCTATGCCACTACCATTATCTCGAACAACGATTTGTAACGTATGTGCATCAGGATTAGGTCGGACATCGACATGAACGATATTATCTTTACGACGATGTTTAAAAGCGTGTTTAATAGCATTTTCCACTAATATTTGAATAATGAATGGTGGAATTAATGCATTATGGCAGGAATTGTCGATATTATATTTAATTGTGAATCGGTCAGGAAAACGCGCTTGTTCAAGTGATAAATAAGCTTCTACTTGTTGCAACTCTTTCTCTAAGGTAATGGTGTTGTTACGTGCGCCTTGTAGATTTGATCTAAAGAATTGACTTAATTGCAATAATAATTTACGTGCTTTTTCACTATCAATCCGTACAAGTGCAGATATCGTATTAATCGCATTAAAGAAGAAATGTGGGTTAACTTGAGCTTGTAACGACTTAATTTCCGCATCACGTAAAAGTTTACTTTGTGTTTCAGCCTGTCCTAATTCTAATTGACTTGAGAATATATCTGCTAAACCACGTGCCAGTTGTTTCGTTGAAGTCGTTATATCATTTTCATTAGTGAAATAAAATTTCAATGTACCAGCTACTTTATCATTAATCATTAAGGGTATCACCAATGCAGCAACAAGTGGACAATTAGGGTTTTTACAGCCAATATCTTCTTTAGAATGTGCTTCTTTCAAATGACCTGTCCGAATGACTTCTTTAGATAAATGCGTAATAATTTCTTTCTTAGCAACATGATGATCGCTTCCAGCACCTACATGTGTTAAAATATCTGTCTTATTCGTAATCGCGACTGCTGAAACTTTCATTAAATTTAAAATGATTTCAGCAACAGGACGCGCCGACGTCTCATTTAAACCAGAACGGAAGTAAGGTAACGTTTTATTCGCTAATTCTAAAACATCGTGGGTTTGAATGGCACGTGCTTGTTCTTCTTGTTGCAATGTTGAAAGAATAATGGATAGGAAGATGGCTGTTCCGATACTATTAATTAAAATCATAGGTATGCCAATAAACTCAACCAAAGTCCAAGCAGCAGAGGTATCATTTGCGAAAATCAGAATACATGCCATTTGAATACATTCATTTACTGCTCCAATAATTGCACCAGTTAAAATTGTAGGATATGTATAACGATGCATCGTACGATAACCATAAAATCCTGAAATCAAAGCAATAAAAATTGAAGAAATAAGATATGTATAAGCATCAGCGCCACCAATATATAGACGCGACAATCCAGATATTATGCCGACAATGATAGCAACGAAAGGGCCACCAATTAATCCAGCCATGCCGATGGTTAATACACGTGTATTTGCCATTGAAGCATCATTATTCAAATGATAGTAAATGTTACTGGAAACAATTTTGCCATTTTCAATTTCTATACCAGTAAAATTTGAAATAATCGCAAATAATGAAAATAAAATAGTCAATTGCCATTGAGAACGTAATATTTCACGCTCTCCCATCATAGTTTTAAAGTGATTAATATTCATTAATATGTACGCAATAATAATAATTAAACCTACGCGCTCCAGCAATAAAATGAATAAATTGAACATATATTTACACCTGTTATTTATTATTTTTAATTCTAAAAATTGTTCTTAGTTATCATTATAGTATGGAAAATTTTAACTTGATAGTTTAAAATTAAAACTTATATTTTACAACTAGCTAAATATTAGTCAATTGCATCGTTAAATAGATTGTAAAAAATCAACTTTCGAAAAATAAGAGTTTTTTATTACGTCATTTATCCATAATTGTGATAAGGTTTTCAATGTAAACTAATTTATTAAGTTGAGAATAAATTGCGATGAAATCATAAAAAGTAGATTTCACTTTATTCTCTAAGTTTGATTTATCTCAACTACACTGATTTACATTCAACCTATACCGTACAGGGACTTTCTAAGCATGTTAGGAAGAGGTCATGGGTTATGAGAAGTATATTGTTGAGAATTTTCAGACTTTAATATGTATATATTAGTTTTTAGGGTGATATAGGAGGAATTTTTGAGATGGAATCTTCAACAGAATTTAGGGGAGATAATAGATTACTAACAGGTATCATTATTGGCGTATTGACATTTTGGTTATTCGCACAATCGGTAGTAAATATCGTACCGACATTGCAATCGTCATTTAATACCAATATGGGTACGATTAATATCGCAGTCAGTTTATCGGCACTGATTTCTGGACTCTTTATTGTGGGTGCTGGAGATGTGGCAGATAAGTTTGGTCGCGTGAAGATGACTTACATAGGGTTAGCTTTAAGTATTATTGGTTCTTTATGTTTGATTATTGCACCATATGCTTGGCTATTAATTGTTGGTCGTGCATTGCAAGGGTTATCTGGTGCGTTCATTATGCCATCAACACTTGCCATTATTAATGAATATTACATAGGTAAAGAAAGACAACGTGCCGTCAGTTATTGGTCTATCGGATCTTGGGGCGGTAGCGGTATTTGTTCATTATTTGGTGGCTTTGTCGCTTCAACGATAGGATGGCAATGGATTTTTATCGTTTCAATTGCCTTATCAATTTTAGCCTTTTTCTTAATTAAACATACACCCGAGACTAAAGTTGAACCTGGCCCAAATGAGAAAGATAATAAATCTAAATTTGATGTAACAGGCCTTATCTTATTAGTTATTACGCTATTAAGTGTCAATGTTATGGTGACACAAGCGGCTGATCGTGGCTTAATGTCTCCAATGATTTTATCACTAGGCGTCGTCTTTTTAGTTGCTGGTATTCTATTTATTGTTCGTGAAATTAAAGCTAAGAATCCACTTGTTGATTTTCGTATTTTCAAAAATAAGGGCTACAGTGGTGCAACACTTTCAAACTTCATGTTAAATGGTGTTGCTGGTGGTACGCTTATCGTTGTTAACACGTATTATCAAAGTCAACTGGGATTCAGCTCATTACAAGCAGGACTGATTTCAATCACGTATCTTGTTGCTGTACTGATCATGATTCGTGTAGGAGAGAAATTGTTGCAAAAGCAAGGTGCTAAAAAGCCGTTATTAACGGGTAGTGGTTTCGCATTCCTAGGTTTAATCCTATTGTCTTTAACTTTCTTACCAAATATTGCTTATATTATTTCAAGTATCATCGGTTACTTGTTATTTGGTATTGGTTTAGGTACGTATGCAACACCTTCAACAGATACAGCCGTTGCAGAAGCACCGGATGATAAAGTAGGGGTTGCTTCAGGATTATATAAAATGGCATCATCACTAGGTAATGCGTTTGGTGTAGCTATGTCTAGTACGATTTATGGCTTTGGCGCTTCACTTATGAATTTACAATTAGGTGGTGCGGCTGGTGTGTTATTTAATGCTGGAATAGCTTTAACAGCCTTTATTGTTATATTCTTTTTAGTTCCAAAAAAATTAAAAAATAATTAGTATATTAACAAACCCTCGGTGAGTTTTTTTGACGCACTGAGGGTTTTTAAATTTTTGAGCAAAATAAAATATTAATTATCTAAAAATTATGAATATTTCGTTTATAATATTGACTGAGGCGTAGTAAAGTAGTACTTTTAAAACATCATTATAAAAAGGAGTCATGATTTATGAAAATAGCGATTGCTGGTTCTGGTGCATTAGGTAGTGGATTTGGAGCGATGTTATATCGACAAGGTTACGATGTGACATTAATTGGCGATGTTATATCGACAAGGTTACGATGTGACATTAATTGATGGTTGGGAACCTCAGGCGACTGCCATCAAACGAGATGGATTACATATTGATATTAATGGAGAACAACATCATCTCAATATACCTATGTATCAACATACTGACATACCACAAGAGCATTATTTTGATGTCGTGTTCTTATTTACGAAAGCAATGCAACTACATGACATGCTTGAACACATTAAACATCATATTCATGACAAGACAGTTATGGTATGTACAATGAATGGTTTAAAACACGAACGCTTAATTGGTCAATATGTTGACGAATCACGTATTGTTCGTGGTGTTACAACATGGACAGCTGGTTTAGAATCGCCAGGACATACACATTTAATGGGTTATGGTCCTGTAGAAATTGGCGCACTCGTTCGAGAAGGACAACCTAATGTTGATGTGGTATATGACTTATTAGATAAGTCTGGACTAAATCCGCATAAAAGTGAGAATCTGCAACAATCTATTTGGAAGAAAATTTGTGTTAACGGAACGGCTAATGCGTTATGTACAATCTTAGAATGTCGTTTATCGAATCTTAATGAGAGTGACTATGCTAAGAAATTAGTATATAAAATTACGCAGGAAATCGTTCAAGTAGCAACAATCGATGGGGTACATTTAAATGCAGATGAAGTCTATACCTATTTAATTGACTTGAATGATAAAGTAGGACCACATTTCCCTTCAATGTACCAAGATTTAATCAATAATAATCGTTTAACAGAAATTGATTATATCAATGGTGCGGTAGCGCGATTAGGTGAAGAACAACATATTGACGCACCTGTAAATCAATTTGTGGCTAATATGATACATGCGAAAGAAGAACAACGCCATGCTAAATAACTGATCATATTTATACAAGAGGCTAGGATGATGAATTCAATTAGAATGATATCCTAGTCCTTTTTAGTCAGTCAGATTAATATATTTTAAGGTCTAGAAGTGTTAACCTAAATATTCAAACTTTGATAAATGATGGTGTTTTTAAAAAGTAATAAAAATGGGTAGAAGAAAGTTAAGCGAACTCAAAGGAGATGTTGAGACTATGAATGGGTCTACAAAACGAATCTTAATGACAGCCGTTGTGGGTGGTCTGTTAAGTGGAGCGGTCAAGATGGGCTGGGAAGCACTAGTCCCACCGAGAACACCTGAACGCGATGAAGAACCACCGCCAATGACATTACTAAATAAATTATCTTTGCCAGATAACATCAAGAATGCGACTTATCACTATAATGGCCATGATATCCCTGTTACTGTTATGGGTATTCATTACGGTTTTTCAGTAGCAAATGCACTCGCTTATGGTTTAATTGCTGAAAAATGCCCTAAAATGACTGCTTTCAAAGGCACATTATTTGGCATTGCGATTC from Staphylococcus taiwanensis includes the following:
- a CDS encoding DUF1440 domain-containing protein codes for the protein MNGSTKRILMTAVVGGLLSGAVKMGWEALVPPRTPERDEEPPPMTLLNKLSLPDNIKNATYHYNGHDIPVTVMGIHYGFSVANALAYGLIAEKCPKMTAFKGTLFGIAIHIAFHEYLLPKLNLTPQVKDLPNEERLSELFGHIVWMNTIDLVRNSSK
- a CDS encoding MFS transporter encodes the protein MESSTEFRGDNRLLTGIIIGVLTFWLFAQSVVNIVPTLQSSFNTNMGTINIAVSLSALISGLFIVGAGDVADKFGRVKMTYIGLALSIIGSLCLIIAPYAWLLIVGRALQGLSGAFIMPSTLAIINEYYIGKERQRAVSYWSIGSWGGSGICSLFGGFVASTIGWQWIFIVSIALSILAFFLIKHTPETKVEPGPNEKDNKSKFDVTGLILLVITLLSVNVMVTQAADRGLMSPMILSLGVVFLVAGILFIVREIKAKNPLVDFRIFKNKGYSGATLSNFMLNGVAGGTLIVVNTYYQSQLGFSSLQAGLISITYLVAVLIMIRVGEKLLQKQGAKKPLLTGSGFAFLGLILLSLTFLPNIAYIISSIIGYLLFGIGLGTYATPSTDTAVAEAPDDKVGVASGLYKMASSLGNAFGVAMSSTIYGFGASLMNLQLGGAAGVLFNAGIALTAFIVIFFLVPKKLKNN
- a CDS encoding sensor histidine kinase, with the protein product MFNLFILLLERVGLIIIIAYILMNINHFKTMMGEREILRSQWQLTILFSLFAIISNFTGIEIENGKIVSSNIYYHLNNDASMANTRVLTIGMAGLIGGPFVAIIVGIISGLSRLYIGGADAYTYLISSIFIALISGFYGYRTMHRYTYPTILTGAIIGAVNECIQMACILIFANDTSAAWTLVEFIGIPMILINSIGTAIFLSIILSTLQQEEQARAIQTHDVLELANKTLPYFRSGLNETSARPVAEIILNLMKVSAVAITNKTDILTHVGAGSDHHVAKKEIITHLSKEVIRTGHLKEAHSKEDIGCKNPNCPLVAALVIPLMINDKVAGTLKFYFTNENDITTSTKQLARGLADIFSSQLELGQAETQSKLLRDAEIKSLQAQVNPHFFFNAINTISALVRIDSEKARKLLLQLSQFFRSNLQGARNNTITLEKELQQVEAYLSLEQARFPDRFTIKYNIDNSCHNALIPPFIIQILVENAIKHAFKHRRKDNIVHVDVRPNPDAHTLQIVVRDNGSGIAQDILPLIGQMSVTSETGTGSALENLNRRLIGLYGTAASLHFESTNEGTTVQCDIPYKYSKEES